Genomic window (Gammaproteobacteria bacterium):
GCGACGCCTGGTTCCGGCCGAACCACGCCACGCTGGTGGTAGCCGGCGACACCACCATGGCGCAGCTGCAGCCCCTGCTCGAACGGCTCTTCGGGCACTGGCAGGCGGGCAGCGTGCCGGTGCGGCAGGTCGGCCCTGCCCGCGGCACGGCGGACAACGTGCTCCATATCCTCGACCGTCCGGGTGCCGACCAGTCGGTGATCTTCGTCGGCCAGCTCATGCCGCCGAAGGACAACCCGGACGAGTTCGCCATCCAGGCCATGAACAACATCCTCGGCGGCCAGTCCTCGGCGCGCATCAACATGAACCTGCGCGAGGACAAGCACTGGTCCTACGGTGCCTACAGCGTGCTGCGCGATGCACGGGGCCAGCGGCCGTTCTTCGCCTATGCGCCGGTGCAGACCGACAAGACCGCCGAAGCCCTGCGCGAGCTGCGCGGCGAGCTCCAGGCCATCGCCGGCAGCCGCCCGCCCACCGCCGCGGAACTCGATCGCGTGAAGAACACCGAGGTGCTGCAGCTGCCCGGCCGCTGGGAAACCGCCAGCGCGGTAGCCGGTGCGCTGGCGGAAAGCGTGCGCTTCGGCCTGCCGGATGACTACTGGCAGACCTATGCCGCCAAGGTCCGCGCGGTGAGCCTCGCCGACGTCGATCGCGCCGCGCGCGAATACCTGCGGCCGGACCGCGAGGTCTTCGTGGTGGTCGGCGACCGGGCGAAGATCGAGCCCGCGCTGTCGAAGCTCGGCTTCGCGCGCATCAGCGCCATCAACGCGGACGGGGACACGCCCTGAGCGAACGCCGGCCGTTCTTCTACGGCTGGTGGATCGCCGCCACCGCGCTGGCCATCTATTTCTTCAGCAACGGCCTCACGGTGATGGTGCCGCAGGGCCTGGCGCCGCGGCTGATGGAGTCCTTCGGCACCACCGCGGCCGGCATCAGCCGGAGCTCGCTGATCACCTTCACGGTGGCAGCCTGCCTGGCACCGTTCGCCGGCGGGCTGGTGGACCGCTTCGGGGTCCTGCGCGTGCTGCGCGCCGGCCTGCTGGTGCTGGCCCTCGCCGTCTCGGCCTACCCCTTCGCCCGCAGCCTCGGGCAGCTCTACGTCCTGCACGCCGCATTCGGCGCGGGGCTCGCCCTCTGCGGCCTGCTGGTGAACGTGGTGCTGCTGTCCCGCTGGTTCGTGGCCCGCCGCGGGCTGGTGGTGGGCGTGCTGACATCGGGCTCGAGCCTGGCGGGGGCAACCCTGCCCCTGGCCATCTCGCCGCTGGTCACGGATCCCGCGCTCGGCTGGCGCTGGGGCTATGGCATGCTGGCGGCGGCATTCCTGCTGCTGGCGTTGCTGCCCGGCTTGCTGGTGCTGCGGGAAAGCCCCGCCGCGGTGGGCCAGCACGCGGATGGCGCAGCCAGCGCGCCCGGCAGCGGGGCAAGGGCCACCGACGGCGTGGCGCTGCGCCGCGCGCTGCGCTCGCGCACCCTCTGGTGCCTCGCGCTCGGCTCCGCCTGCCTGTGGTTCTCGATCCAGGCCGTCATCAGCCAGGCCACCATCTTCCTCGAGCACGAGGCACGGTTCACGCCGGCAGCGGCGACCAGCCTGTTCTCGCTGATGTTCGCCATGAGCTTCGCCGGCAAGCTCCTCTACGGGGCGGTGAGCGACTGGTTCACCAAGCGGCGGATCATGCTGGCGGCAAGCCTGACGCTGCTGGCCGGCTGCCTGCTGCTGTTCGAGCCCGGCGGCGACGGCCCCGGCCTGGTGACCGATCCCGGCCGCCTGCGGCTGTTTGCCGTGGTGTTCGGCCTCGGCTTCGGTGGCAGCTTCACCATGATCCAGCTGACGGTGGTGGAGAGCTTCGGGCAGCGCGACCTCGGCAAGATCCTCGGCGTGGTGACCTTCATCGATGCCCTCGGCGGCGGCGCGGGCTCGGCCGTGGCGGGGCAGCTCGCCACCTCGACCGGGTCCTACCTGGCGCCGTTCGCCGTGGTCACACTGGTGGCGCTCATCGCCGTCGCCAACGTGCTGCTCATCCGTCCGGTGCGACCGGACTGACAGGCCCCGCGCGGCCACCGCCAGGCGACGGCGAACTTTTCCGCGCCGGCCGTGGTCAACGGAAATTCGCCCGGGAAATCCGCCCGGAGCCGGTGCATTCCGGCCGGCGCAACAATGCTTGATTGCCCCCCTGCCCCATGCACAATACCGGCGCGCCCCCGGGCGCTTGGCCACCGGGCACGCAAGCCAGCAGAGGATCCAGCATGATCAGAGCCGAGTCGCTGACCAGGCAGTACGGCCCGCTCACTGCCGTCGACAACATCAGCTTCACCGTGCAGCCTGGCGAGGTGCTTGGCTTCCTCGGCCCCAACGGGGCCGGCAAGACCACCACCATGCGCATGCTCGCCGGCTTCGTCGCGCCCACCAGCGGCAGGGCGGAGATCTGCGGCTTCTCCGTCGAGGACCAGCCGCTGGAGGCCAAGCGCCGCCTCGGCTACCTCCCCGAGGGCGCTCCCTCCTATGGCGAGATGACGCCGCGGCAGTTCCTCGGATTCATCGCCCGGGTGCGCGAACTCGAAGGCGAGCGGCGCAGGAGCCGTCTCGACGACGTCGTCGGCCGGCTGCACCTTGCCGGCGTCATGGACCAGCGCATCGAGACGCTCTCCAAGGGCTTCCGCCGGCGCGTCGGCCTGGCACAGGCCATCATCCACGATCCACCGGTACTGATCCTCGACGAACCCACCGACGGCCTGGACCCCAACCAGAAGCACGAGGTGCGCGAGCTGATCAACGCCATGGCGAAGGACAAGATCATCGTCATCTCCACCCACATCCTCGAGGAGGTCAACGCCGTCTGCACGCGGGCCATCATCATTGCCGCCGGCCGCATCGTCGCCGACGAGACCCCTGACGCCCTGGTCCGCCGCTCGCGCTACCACAATGCGGTGACGCTGCGGTTCGAGGCGGCGGGCGCGCTGAAGGCCGCCAGCGCCCGCCTGCGCGCCCTGCCGGACGTGGATCACATCGAGGCGGACGAGGCGGGCCGCAGCATCACCGCCTTCCCCAGGGGCGGCAGCATGATCATCACCGCGGTGGCCGACCTGGCCGGAGCCGAGGGCTGGCCGCTGGAGCAGCTGCACCTGGAGTCCGGCCGCCTGGATGAAGTCTTCCGCAGCATCACCGAGCAGGAGGCCGCCCGATGAATGGTGTCAGCAGCATCGCGTTGCGGGAACTGCGCGCCTATTTCGCCACGCCCCTGGCCTACGTGTTCATCGTCATCTTCCTGGCGCTGATGGGTGTCTTCACCTTCTACATCGGCGGCTTCTACGAGGCCGAGCAGGCCGATCTCAGCTCGTTCTTCAACTTCCATCCCTGGCTGTACCTGTTCCTGGTGCCAGCGATCTCGATGCGGCTGTGGGCCGAGGAACGCAAGAGCGGCAGCATCGAGCTGCTGATGACGCTGCCGGTCTCCACCGGGCAGGCGGTGGTCGGCAAGTTCCTGGCCGCCTGGGCCTTCACCGCCGTGGCGCTGGCGCTCACCTTCCCCATCTGGCTCACGGTCAACTACCTGGGTGACCCGGACAACGGCGTGATCCTCGCCGCCTACGTCGGCAGCCTGCTCATGGCCGGAGGCTTCCTCGCCATCGGCTCCTGCATCTCCGCGGCCAACCGCAACCAGGTGGTCGCTTTCATCGTCACCGTGGTCATCTGCTTCCTGTTCCTGCTGGCCGGCTTCCCGCTGGTGCTGGACTTCTTCGCCGGCTGGGCGCCACAGGCGCTGGTGGACACCATCGCCAGCCTGAGCTTCCGCACCCACTTCGAATCCATCAGCAAGGGCATCATCGACCTGCGCGACGTCGTCTACTTCGCCATGGTGATCGCTGCCTGGCTCTACGCCACGGTGGTGGTCATCGAGCTGAAGAAGGCCGACTAGGAGCATCCATGAGCAGCAAATCGCGTACCGCTTTCGGCCACCTGGGTCTGGTGGCCGTGGCCGTGATCTTCCTGGTGGCCGTGCCGCTCGCCAACGTCATCCTCCGCGGCGCCCGCGTCGACCTCACCGAGAACCAGCTCTACACGCTCTCGCCCGGCACCATCCACATCCTCGGCAACATCCCCGAGCCCATCCACCTGTACTTCTTCTTCTCCGGCACCGCCACCGGCAAGACGCCGTTCTTCCGCACCTATGCGGGGCGCGTCCGCGACATGCTGCAGGACTTCGCCCAGCGGTCGAACGGCAGGATCACCGTCACCGAGGTGGACCCGGTGCCGTTCTCGGACGAGGAAGACCGTGCCACGCAGTTCGGCCTCCAGGGCATCCGCCTGGACAACAGCGCGGACCCGATCTTCATGGGCATCGCCGGCACCAACAGCGTCGGCGATGACCAGGTCATCCCCTTCGTCGACCCGCGCAAGGAGGCATTCCTCGAGTACGACCTCGCCAAGCTGGTGTACTCGCTCGCCAACCCGAAGCACCCGGTGGTGGGCCTGCTGAGCAGCCTGCCGATCAGCGCGGGTTTCGACCCGATGACGCAGCAGATCCGCCAGCCCTGGGCCGTCGTCAACCAGCTGCGCCAGGTGTTCGACATCCGCCAGCTGGAGCCCGGGCTGACGAAGATCGCCGACGACGTGCAGGTGGTCATGCTGGTGCACCCGAAGAACCTCGGCGACCAGGCCCTCTACGCGCTCGACCAGTTCGTGCTGCGCGGCGGGCGCCTCATGGTGTTCGTCGATCCCTGGGCCGAGGCCGATCCGGGCGCGCCCGATCCAGCCGACCCGACCGGGGCCGCGGGACAGCGCAGCTCCAACCTCGAGCGGCTGTTCAACGCCTGGGGCATCAGCGTCGCCAGCGACAGCTTCGTCGGTGACAACCGCTTTGCCCTGCAGGTCATGGGGCCCGACGGCCGCCCGGTGCGCGACATCGGCCTGCTGGGCATCGGCCAGGACGGCCTCGACCAGGATGACGTCGTCACCTCAGGGCTGAGCCTGGTCAACATGGGCTTCGCCGGGGCCATCAGC
Coding sequences:
- a CDS encoding MFS transporter, producing the protein MMVPQGLAPRLMESFGTTAAGISRSSLITFTVAACLAPFAGGLVDRFGVLRVLRAGLLVLALAVSAYPFARSLGQLYVLHAAFGAGLALCGLLVNVVLLSRWFVARRGLVVGVLTSGSSLAGATLPLAISPLVTDPALGWRWGYGMLAAAFLLLALLPGLLVLRESPAAVGQHADGAASAPGSGARATDGVALRRALRSRTLWCLALGSACLWFSIQAVISQATIFLEHEARFTPAAATSLFSLMFAMSFAGKLLYGAVSDWFTKRRIMLAASLTLLAGCLLLFEPGGDGPGLVTDPGRLRLFAVVFGLGFGGSFTMIQLTVVESFGQRDLGKILGVVTFIDALGGGAGSAVAGQLATSTGSYLAPFAVVTLVALIAVANVLLIRPVRPD
- a CDS encoding ABC transporter ATP-binding protein, encoding MIRAESLTRQYGPLTAVDNISFTVQPGEVLGFLGPNGAGKTTTMRMLAGFVAPTSGRAEICGFSVEDQPLEAKRRLGYLPEGAPSYGEMTPRQFLGFIARVRELEGERRRSRLDDVVGRLHLAGVMDQRIETLSKGFRRRVGLAQAIIHDPPVLILDEPTDGLDPNQKHEVRELINAMAKDKIIVISTHILEEVNAVCTRAIIIAAGRIVADETPDALVRRSRYHNAVTLRFEAAGALKAASARLRALPDVDHIEADEAGRSITAFPRGGSMIITAVADLAGAEGWPLEQLHLESGRLDEVFRSITEQEAAR
- a CDS encoding ABC transporter permease subunit: MNGVSSIALRELRAYFATPLAYVFIVIFLALMGVFTFYIGGFYEAEQADLSSFFNFHPWLYLFLVPAISMRLWAEERKSGSIELLMTLPVSTGQAVVGKFLAAWAFTAVALALTFPIWLTVNYLGDPDNGVILAAYVGSLLMAGGFLAIGSCISAANRNQVVAFIVTVVICFLFLLAGFPLVLDFFAGWAPQALVDTIASLSFRTHFESISKGIIDLRDVVYFAMVIAAWLYATVVVIELKKAD
- a CDS encoding Gldg family protein, with product MSSKSRTAFGHLGLVAVAVIFLVAVPLANVILRGARVDLTENQLYTLSPGTIHILGNIPEPIHLYFFFSGTATGKTPFFRTYAGRVRDMLQDFAQRSNGRITVTEVDPVPFSDEEDRATQFGLQGIRLDNSADPIFMGIAGTNSVGDDQVIPFVDPRKEAFLEYDLAKLVYSLANPKHPVVGLLSSLPISAGFDPMTQQIRQPWAVVNQLRQVFDIRQLEPGLTKIADDVQVVMLVHPKNLGDQALYALDQFVLRGGRLMVFVDPWAEADPGAPDPADPTGAAGQRSSNLERLFNAWGISVASDSFVGDNRFALQVMGPDGRPVRDIGLLGIGQDGLDQDDVVTSGLSLVNMGFAGAISIRDKAPVTVTPLVRSSDLAAPLGTAALAFMQDPTVLLENFKPTGQRYTLAARLSGKVPTAFPDGPPPGMPAGGPAQIRESAEPVNIVVVADTDLLTDRLWVQTQNFFGQRVANAFANNGDFVVNALDNLLGSNDLIGIRARATFSRPFTRVRDLRRDAEVRFRDSEERLQQELRDTEQKLAGIQAGRKDGNTLIMTPEQQQEIERFRNQRADIRKELRQVQRNLDQDIERLGTILKVINIGLVPLLISIASIIVVLVRRHRRSGGHPS